The Macaca fascicularis isolate 582-1 chromosome 1, T2T-MFA8v1.1 genome includes a window with the following:
- the CDK11B gene encoding cyclin-dependent kinase 11B isoform X16, translating to MREDYGDKVKASHWSRSPPRPPRERFELGDSRKPGEARPAPAQKAAQLKEEKMEERDLLSDLQDISDSERKTSSAESSSAESGSGSEEEEEEEEEEEEEGSTSEESEEEEEEEEEEEEETGSNSEEASEQSAEEVSEEEMSEDEERENENHLLVVPESRFDRDSGESEEAEEEVGEGTPQSSALTEGDYVPDSPALSPIELKQELPKYLPALQGCRSVEEFQCLNRIEEGTYGVVYRAKDKKTGLRPSAWSGLRQGWSAGLHSQRPAQQVCEPGTLGESATGIPDEIVALKRLKMEKEKEGFPITSLREINTILKAQHPNIVTVREIVVGSNMDKIYIVMNYVEHDLKSLMETMKQPFLPGEVKTLMIQLLRGVKHLHDNWILHRDLKTSNLLLSHAGILKVGDFGLAREYGSPLKAYTPVVVTLWYRAPELLLGAKEYSTAVDMWSVGCIFGELLTQKPLFPGKSDIDQINKVFKDLGTPSEKIWPGYNELPAVKKMTFSEYPYNNLRKRFGALLSDQGFDLMNKFLTYFPGRRISAEDGLKHEYFRETPLPIDPSMFPTWPAKSEQQRVKRGTSPRPPEGGLGYSQLGDDDLKETGFHLTTTNQGASAAGPGFSLKF from the exons ATGAGAGAGGACTACGGCGACAAAGTGAAAGCCAGCCACTGGAGTCGAAGCCCGCCGCGGCCGCCACGGGAGCGGTTCGAGTTGGGAGACAGCCGGAAGCCAGGTGAGGCCAGGCCGGCGCCTGCGCAGAAGGCAGCACAGT taaaagaagagaaaatggaagaaagagacCTGCTGTCCGACTTACAGGACATCAGCGACAGCGAGAGGAAGACCAGCTCAGCCGAGTCCTCATCAG CGGAATCAGGCTCAGGttctgaggaggaagaggaggaggaggaagaggaggaggaggaaggaagcacCAGTGAAGaatcagaggaggaggaggaggaggaggaagaggaggaagaggagaccGGCAGCAACTCTGAGGAGGCGTCAGAGCAATCTGCCG AAGAAGTAAGTGAGGAAGAAATGAGTGAAGATGAAGAACGAGAAAATGAAAACCACCTCTTGGTTG TTCCAGAGTCACGGTTTGACCGAGATTCCGGGGAAAGTgaagaagcagaggaagaagtGGGTGAGGGGACGCCGCAGAGCAGCGCCCTGACAGAGGGCGACTACGTGCCCGACTCCCCGGCCCTGTCACCCATCGAGCTCAAGCAGGAGCTGCCCAAGTACCTGCCGGCCCTGCAG GGCTGCCGGAGCGTCGAGGAGTTCCAGTGCCTGAACAGGATCGAGGAGGGCACCTATGGAGTGGTCTACAGagcaaaagataagaaaacag GGCTGAGACCCAGCGCGTGGAGTGGTCTGCGCCAGGGCTGGTCTGCAGGTTTGCATTCCCAGCGTCCCGCCCAGCAGGTGTGTGAGCCGGGGACTCTTGGGGAGTCAGCCACTGGGATCCCAG ATGAAATTGTGGCTCTGAAGCGGCTGAagatggagaaggagaaggagggctTCCCTATCACGTCGCTGagggagatcaacaccatcctcaAGGCCCAGCATCCCAACATCGTCACCGTTAGA GAGATCGTGGTGGGCAGCAACATGGACAAGATCTACATCGTGATGAACTACGTGGAGCACGACCTCAAGAGCCTGATGGAGACCATGAAGCAGCCCTTCCTGCCAG gggAGGTGAAGACCCTGATGATCCAGCTGCTGCGGGGGGTGAAGCACCTGCACGACAACTGGATCCTGCACCGTGACCTCAAGACGTCCAACTTGCTGCTGAGCCACGCCGGCATCCTCAAG GTGGGTGACTTCGGGTTGGCGCGGGAGTACGGATCTCCTCTGAAGGCCTACACCCCGGTCGTGGTGACCCTGTGGTACCGCGCCCCAGAGCTGCTGCTTGGTGCCAAG GAATACTCCACGGCCGTCGACATGTGGTCGGTGGGCTGCATCTTCGGGGAGCTGCTGACTCAGAAGCCTCTGTTCCCAGGGAAGTCGGACATCGATCAGATCAACAAAGTGTTCAAG GACCTGGGGACCCCCAGTGAAAAAATCTGGCCCGGCTACAACGAGCTCCCCGCAGTGAAGAAGATGACCTTCAGCGAGTACCCCTACAACAACCTCCGCAAGCGCTTTGGGGCCCTGCTCTCAGACCAGGGCTTCGACCTCATGAACAA GTTCCTGACCTACTTTCCCGGGAGAAGGATCAGCGCTGAGGATGGCCTCAAGCACGAGTATTTCCGCGAGACCCCCCTCCCCATCGATCCTTCCATGTTCCCCACGTGGCCCGCCAAGAGTGA
- the CDK11B gene encoding cyclin-dependent kinase 11B isoform X18, translated as MREDYGDKVKASHWSRSPPRPPRERFELGDSRKPVKEEKMEERDLLSDLQDISDSERKTSSAESSSAESGSGSEEEEEEEEEEEEEGSTSEESEEEEEEEEEEEEETGSNSEEASEQSAEEVSEEEMSEDEERENENHLLVVPESRFDRDSGESEEAEEEVGEGTPQSSALTEGDYVPDSPALSPIELKQELPKYLPALQGCRSVEEFQCLNRIEEGTYGVVYRAKDKKTDEIVALKRLKMEKEKEGFPITSLREINTILKAQHPNIVTVREIVVGSNMDKIYIVMNYVEHDLKSLMETMKQPFLPGEVKTLMIQLLRGVKHLHDNWILHRDLKTSNLLLSHAGILKVGDFGLAREYGSPLKAYTPVVVTLWYRAPELLLGAKEYSTAVDMWSVGCIFGELLTQKPLFPGKSDIDQINKVFKDLGTPSEKIWPGYNELPAVKKMTFSEYPYNNLRKRFGALLSDQGFDLMNKFLTYFPGRRISAEDGLKHEYFRETPLPIDPSMFPTWPAKSEQQRVKRGTSPRPPEGGLGYSQLGDDDLKETGFHLTTTNQGASAAGPGFSLKF; from the exons ATGAGAGAGGACTACGGCGACAAAGTGAAAGCCAGCCACTGGAGTCGAAGCCCGCCGCGGCCGCCACGGGAGCGGTTCGAGTTGGGAGACAGCCGGAAGCCAG taaaagaagagaaaatggaagaaagagacCTGCTGTCCGACTTACAGGACATCAGCGACAGCGAGAGGAAGACCAGCTCAGCCGAGTCCTCATCAG CGGAATCAGGCTCAGGttctgaggaggaagaggaggaggaggaagaggaggaggaggaaggaagcacCAGTGAAGaatcagaggaggaggaggaggaggaggaagaggaggaagaggagaccGGCAGCAACTCTGAGGAGGCGTCAGAGCAATCTGCCG AAGAAGTAAGTGAGGAAGAAATGAGTGAAGATGAAGAACGAGAAAATGAAAACCACCTCTTGGTTG TTCCAGAGTCACGGTTTGACCGAGATTCCGGGGAAAGTgaagaagcagaggaagaagtGGGTGAGGGGACGCCGCAGAGCAGCGCCCTGACAGAGGGCGACTACGTGCCCGACTCCCCGGCCCTGTCACCCATCGAGCTCAAGCAGGAGCTGCCCAAGTACCTGCCGGCCCTGCAG GGCTGCCGGAGCGTCGAGGAGTTCCAGTGCCTGAACAGGATCGAGGAGGGCACCTATGGAGTGGTCTACAGagcaaaagataagaaaacag ATGAAATTGTGGCTCTGAAGCGGCTGAagatggagaaggagaaggagggctTCCCTATCACGTCGCTGagggagatcaacaccatcctcaAGGCCCAGCATCCCAACATCGTCACCGTTAGA GAGATCGTGGTGGGCAGCAACATGGACAAGATCTACATCGTGATGAACTACGTGGAGCACGACCTCAAGAGCCTGATGGAGACCATGAAGCAGCCCTTCCTGCCAG gggAGGTGAAGACCCTGATGATCCAGCTGCTGCGGGGGGTGAAGCACCTGCACGACAACTGGATCCTGCACCGTGACCTCAAGACGTCCAACTTGCTGCTGAGCCACGCCGGCATCCTCAAG GTGGGTGACTTCGGGTTGGCGCGGGAGTACGGATCTCCTCTGAAGGCCTACACCCCGGTCGTGGTGACCCTGTGGTACCGCGCCCCAGAGCTGCTGCTTGGTGCCAAG GAATACTCCACGGCCGTCGACATGTGGTCGGTGGGCTGCATCTTCGGGGAGCTGCTGACTCAGAAGCCTCTGTTCCCAGGGAAGTCGGACATCGATCAGATCAACAAAGTGTTCAAG GACCTGGGGACCCCCAGTGAAAAAATCTGGCCCGGCTACAACGAGCTCCCCGCAGTGAAGAAGATGACCTTCAGCGAGTACCCCTACAACAACCTCCGCAAGCGCTTTGGGGCCCTGCTCTCAGACCAGGGCTTCGACCTCATGAACAA GTTCCTGACCTACTTTCCCGGGAGAAGGATCAGCGCTGAGGATGGCCTCAAGCACGAGTATTTCCGCGAGACCCCCCTCCCCATCGATCCTTCCATGTTCCCCACGTGGCCCGCCAAGAGTGA
- the CDK11B gene encoding cyclin-dependent kinase 11B isoform X17, with translation MREDYGDKVKASHWSRSPPRPPRERFELGDSRKPVKEEKMEERDLLSDLQDISDSERKTSSAESSSAESGSGSEEEEEEEEEEEEEGSTSEESEEEEEEEEEEEEETGSNSEEASEQSAEEVSEEEMSEDEERENENHLLVVPESRFDRDSGESEEAEEEVGEGTPQSSALTEGDYVPDSPALSPIELKQELPKYLPALQGCRSVEEFQCLNRIEEGTYGVVYRAKDKKTGLRPSAWSGLRQGWSAGLHSQRPAQQVCEPGTLGESATGIPDEIVALKRLKMEKEKEGFPITSLREINTILKAQHPNIVTVREIVVGSNMDKIYIVMNYVEHDLKSLMETMKQPFLPGEVKTLMIQLLRGVKHLHDNWILHRDLKTSNLLLSHAGILKVGDFGLAREYGSPLKAYTPVVVTLWYRAPELLLGAKEYSTAVDMWSVGCIFGELLTQKPLFPGKSDIDQINKVFKDLGTPSEKIWPGYNELPAVKKMTFSEYPYNNLRKRFGALLSDQGFDLMNKFLTYFPGRRISAEDGLKHEYFRETPLPIDPSMFPTWPAKSEQQRVKRGTSPRPPEGGLGYSQLGDDDLKETGFHLTTTNQGASAAGPGFSLKF, from the exons ATGAGAGAGGACTACGGCGACAAAGTGAAAGCCAGCCACTGGAGTCGAAGCCCGCCGCGGCCGCCACGGGAGCGGTTCGAGTTGGGAGACAGCCGGAAGCCAG taaaagaagagaaaatggaagaaagagacCTGCTGTCCGACTTACAGGACATCAGCGACAGCGAGAGGAAGACCAGCTCAGCCGAGTCCTCATCAG CGGAATCAGGCTCAGGttctgaggaggaagaggaggaggaggaagaggaggaggaggaaggaagcacCAGTGAAGaatcagaggaggaggaggaggaggaggaagaggaggaagaggagaccGGCAGCAACTCTGAGGAGGCGTCAGAGCAATCTGCCG AAGAAGTAAGTGAGGAAGAAATGAGTGAAGATGAAGAACGAGAAAATGAAAACCACCTCTTGGTTG TTCCAGAGTCACGGTTTGACCGAGATTCCGGGGAAAGTgaagaagcagaggaagaagtGGGTGAGGGGACGCCGCAGAGCAGCGCCCTGACAGAGGGCGACTACGTGCCCGACTCCCCGGCCCTGTCACCCATCGAGCTCAAGCAGGAGCTGCCCAAGTACCTGCCGGCCCTGCAG GGCTGCCGGAGCGTCGAGGAGTTCCAGTGCCTGAACAGGATCGAGGAGGGCACCTATGGAGTGGTCTACAGagcaaaagataagaaaacag GGCTGAGACCCAGCGCGTGGAGTGGTCTGCGCCAGGGCTGGTCTGCAGGTTTGCATTCCCAGCGTCCCGCCCAGCAGGTGTGTGAGCCGGGGACTCTTGGGGAGTCAGCCACTGGGATCCCAG ATGAAATTGTGGCTCTGAAGCGGCTGAagatggagaaggagaaggagggctTCCCTATCACGTCGCTGagggagatcaacaccatcctcaAGGCCCAGCATCCCAACATCGTCACCGTTAGA GAGATCGTGGTGGGCAGCAACATGGACAAGATCTACATCGTGATGAACTACGTGGAGCACGACCTCAAGAGCCTGATGGAGACCATGAAGCAGCCCTTCCTGCCAG gggAGGTGAAGACCCTGATGATCCAGCTGCTGCGGGGGGTGAAGCACCTGCACGACAACTGGATCCTGCACCGTGACCTCAAGACGTCCAACTTGCTGCTGAGCCACGCCGGCATCCTCAAG GTGGGTGACTTCGGGTTGGCGCGGGAGTACGGATCTCCTCTGAAGGCCTACACCCCGGTCGTGGTGACCCTGTGGTACCGCGCCCCAGAGCTGCTGCTTGGTGCCAAG GAATACTCCACGGCCGTCGACATGTGGTCGGTGGGCTGCATCTTCGGGGAGCTGCTGACTCAGAAGCCTCTGTTCCCAGGGAAGTCGGACATCGATCAGATCAACAAAGTGTTCAAG GACCTGGGGACCCCCAGTGAAAAAATCTGGCCCGGCTACAACGAGCTCCCCGCAGTGAAGAAGATGACCTTCAGCGAGTACCCCTACAACAACCTCCGCAAGCGCTTTGGGGCCCTGCTCTCAGACCAGGGCTTCGACCTCATGAACAA GTTCCTGACCTACTTTCCCGGGAGAAGGATCAGCGCTGAGGATGGCCTCAAGCACGAGTATTTCCGCGAGACCCCCCTCCCCATCGATCCTTCCATGTTCCCCACGTGGCCCGCCAAGAGTGA